A window from Gottschalkiaceae bacterium SANA encodes these proteins:
- the hrcA gene encoding heat-inducible transcriptional repressor HrcA — translation MKNDERKLMILQAIILNYISNPEPVGSRTIQKKYDLGVSPATIRNEMSDLEELGLLIQPHTSAGRIPSDKAFRLYVDRLMDLQQIAFAQQRSIHNSLLNDLSEVEKIVENSAKLLSQLTEYTTFAISPKIEQDTLKRIRLIPVDGTKTLVVLITVGGIVKDFIIRNESNIEENQLNLISEFLTEKLENTPIYQLGYIIDNVLMDELESMRFSARSLLPMINNTLSEINDTKIFANGVLNIFNFPDYQDFDRAQSLVKFMQTKGNVKDMLLNSGGAGDVRITIGRENLYDVLKACTMITATYTLKGQTVGKLALVGPTNMDYGKIIPLMRSVAREVNEILAEYYET, via the coding sequence ATGAAGAACGATGAACGAAAGTTGATGATCCTTCAAGCGATTATTCTGAATTATATTTCGAATCCAGAACCTGTCGGGTCAAGAACCATTCAAAAAAAGTATGACCTTGGTGTCAGTCCTGCGACGATTCGAAATGAAATGTCTGACTTGGAGGAATTGGGATTGTTGATTCAACCTCATACTTCAGCCGGACGAATTCCTTCGGATAAAGCTTTTCGCCTTTATGTAGATCGGTTGATGGATTTACAGCAGATTGCTTTTGCACAACAGCGAAGCATTCATAATTCTCTTCTGAACGATTTGTCAGAAGTAGAAAAAATTGTTGAGAATAGTGCCAAACTATTGAGTCAATTGACCGAGTATACGACCTTTGCCATTTCGCCGAAGATTGAGCAGGATACTCTGAAGCGAATCCGATTGATCCCGGTCGATGGGACAAAAACTTTGGTGGTTTTGATCACCGTTGGAGGTATTGTTAAAGATTTTATTATCCGCAACGAGTCGAATATCGAGGAAAATCAATTAAACTTGATTTCTGAATTTTTGACAGAAAAGCTGGAGAATACACCGATCTATCAATTGGGCTATATTATCGATAATGTATTAATGGATGAGTTGGAGAGTATGCGGTTTTCTGCAAGATCCCTTTTGCCCATGATCAATAATACCCTTTCAGAAATTAATGATACAAAGATTTTTGCCAATGGGGTTTTGAATATTTTTAATTTCCCTGATTATCAGGATTTTGATCGTGCGCAATCACTTGTGAAGTTTATGCAGACCAAGGGAAATGTTAAAGATATGTTATTGAATTCTGGCGGAGCGGGAGATGTGCGAATTACCATTGGGAGAGAAAATCTTTACGATGTTTTGAAGGCGTGTACCATGATTACAGCAACTTATACATTGAAAGGACAAACCGTTGGAAAATTGGCCCTTGTCGGCCCAACGAATATGGATTATGGGAAAATTATTCCCTTGATGCGATCTGTAGCAAGAGAGGTCAATGAAATTTTGGCTGAGTATTATGAAACATAA
- the dnaK gene encoding molecular chaperone DnaK, translating to MGKIIGIDLGTTNSCVSVMEGGSPVVIPNAEGNRTTPSIVAFAKDGERLVGETAKNQAITNPDRTIASIKREMGSDFHVKIDDKNYSPQEISAMVLMKMKKDAEAYLGETVTEAVITVPAYFTDSQRQATKDAGRIAGLEVKRIINEPTAASLAYGMDKEDEHQTIMVFDLGGGTFDVSVLELGDGVFEVLATKGDNHLGGDDFDEAVINYLADQFKKDNGIDLRVDKMSLQRLKDAAEKAKKELSSKIQTNINLPFITANASGPLHMNIDLSRAKFNELTAHLVERTVGPTKNALKDAGVSASEIDRVILVGGSTRTPAVQEAVKNITGKEPTKGVNPDEVVALGAAIQGGVLSGDVKDVLLLDVTPLSLGIETLGGVSTILIERNTTIPTKKSQVFSTAADSQTAVDIHVVQGERKFANDNVTLGRFQLDGIAPAQRGIPQIEVGFDIDANGIVSVTAKDLGTGKEQHITITASTNLSDDDIKKKVEEAEKFSKEDELKKEKVEVRNNADALIYQTEKAVTDLGDKVTEEEKTEIDAKKEDLKKALESDNVEDIKAKSEALSQAFYKVSEKMYQQAAQEQQAQQGDAGADAAEGNDDVVDADYEVVDDE from the coding sequence ATGGGAAAAATTATTGGTATTGATTTAGGAACAACAAACTCGTGCGTATCAGTTATGGAGGGTGGCTCACCTGTTGTCATTCCAAACGCAGAAGGAAATAGAACAACACCATCAATCGTTGCATTCGCAAAAGATGGGGAAAGACTGGTTGGAGAAACTGCAAAGAACCAAGCAATTACAAATCCAGACCGCACGATTGCTTCAATCAAGCGTGAAATGGGATCTGATTTTCATGTAAAGATTGATGACAAGAACTATTCTCCACAAGAAATCTCGGCGATGGTTTTAATGAAAATGAAAAAAGATGCTGAGGCATATTTGGGTGAAACAGTTACGGAAGCAGTGATTACCGTACCTGCATACTTTACTGACAGCCAGCGTCAAGCGACAAAAGACGCGGGACGAATTGCCGGTTTGGAAGTAAAGAGAATTATTAACGAGCCGACTGCGGCTTCATTAGCATATGGAATGGATAAAGAAGACGAGCATCAAACCATAATGGTATTTGACTTGGGCGGCGGTACATTCGACGTATCTGTTTTGGAATTAGGAGATGGCGTATTCGAAGTATTGGCTACAAAAGGCGATAACCATTTGGGTGGTGACGACTTTGATGAAGCGGTAATTAATTATTTGGCTGATCAATTTAAAAAAGATAATGGTATTGATCTTCGTGTTGACAAAATGAGTCTTCAACGTTTGAAAGATGCGGCAGAAAAAGCGAAGAAGGAATTGTCTTCTAAAATTCAAACCAATATTAATCTTCCCTTTATTACAGCCAATGCATCAGGACCTTTGCATATGAATATTGACTTGTCTCGTGCGAAATTCAATGAATTGACAGCACATTTGGTTGAACGTACGGTAGGACCGACTAAAAATGCTTTGAAAGATGCTGGCGTTTCAGCGAGTGAAATTGATCGCGTGATCTTGGTTGGTGGGTCGACAAGAACACCTGCTGTTCAAGAAGCGGTGAAAAACATTACAGGCAAAGAACCGACCAAGGGTGTTAATCCGGATGAGGTTGTTGCTTTGGGCGCTGCTATTCAAGGTGGCGTATTGAGCGGCGATGTTAAAGACGTCTTGTTATTGGATGTTACACCATTGTCATTGGGTATCGAGACTTTGGGCGGTGTAAGCACAATCTTGATTGAGAGAAACACAACAATTCCAACAAAGAAAAGCCAAGTCTTCTCTACAGCGGCAGACAGCCAAACGGCTGTAGATATTCATGTTGTTCAGGGCGAACGTAAATTTGCCAATGATAATGTGACTTTGGGTCGCTTCCAATTAGATGGAATTGCACCGGCGCAACGTGGTATTCCTCAAATTGAAGTTGGTTTTGATATTGATGCCAACGGTATTGTAAGTGTAACAGCGAAGGACCTGGGAACAGGAAAAGAGCAGCATATTACCATTACGGCTTCTACGAATCTTTCTGATGACGACATTAAGAAAAAAGTAGAGGAAGCTGAGAAATTTTCAAAAGAAGATGAGCTGAAAAAAGAAAAGGTTGAGGTTCGAAATAATGCCGATGCTTTGATCTATCAAACTGAAAAAGCAGTTACTGATTTGGGTGACAAAGTGACTGAAGAAGAGAAGACAGAGATTGATGCCAAGAAAGAAGATTTGAAGAAAGCTTTGGAATCTGATAATGTTGAGGATATCAAAGCGAAATCAGAAGCCCTTTCTCAAGCGTTCTACAAGGTGTCTGAGAAAATGTATCAACAAGCTGCGCAAGAACAACAAGCACAGCAAGGAGATGCAGGTGCTGATGCAGCTGAAGGAAATGATGATGTTGTTGACGCGGACTACGAAGTTGTAGACGACGAATAG
- the dnaJ gene encoding molecular chaperone DnaJ, whose translation MAQRDYYEILGVDRSADEKQLKSSYRKLAKKYHPDLNPDDKEAEANFKEINEAYEVLSDTDKRARYDRFGHAGVNGQGGPGAGGGQGGFEDIFGDIFGDMFGGGFSGGRRQQRTGPRKGADLRYRITIEFEEAAFGVEKEIKITKNDSCHVCGGTGAKKGTKKRTCPTCHGTGTMQQVQNTPFGQFATQATCTTCRGTGSIIDDPCDNCHGGGIERKTQKLKIKIPAGVDNGSVIPLRGQGEPGTHGGPKGDLYVQLQVQPHKIFERDGDDLHLEYPINFVQAALGDEVNVPTLEGKVKYTIPEGTQTGTIFRLRGKGIQNVNGRGKGNLYVHVHIEVPKRLSKQQKEALRNFGDLTDDSVYDKKKGFFEKLKEAFE comes from the coding sequence ATGGCACAACGGGATTATTACGAAATCCTCGGTGTAGATCGTTCTGCGGACGAGAAACAGTTAAAAAGTTCATATCGCAAACTCGCAAAGAAATACCACCCGGATTTAAATCCCGACGATAAAGAGGCTGAGGCCAATTTTAAAGAGATCAATGAAGCATACGAGGTATTAAGCGACACGGATAAACGTGCACGTTATGATCGATTTGGACATGCTGGCGTAAATGGTCAAGGCGGCCCTGGTGCAGGTGGTGGCCAAGGCGGATTTGAAGATATCTTTGGAGATATTTTTGGCGATATGTTCGGCGGGGGATTTTCTGGCGGTAGACGTCAGCAACGAACTGGACCTAGAAAAGGTGCGGATCTTCGTTATCGTATAACCATCGAATTCGAAGAAGCGGCATTTGGTGTGGAAAAAGAAATCAAAATAACAAAAAATGATTCCTGCCATGTATGTGGTGGTACCGGTGCAAAAAAAGGAACAAAAAAGCGTACCTGTCCGACTTGTCATGGTACTGGAACCATGCAACAGGTTCAAAATACGCCATTTGGTCAGTTTGCGACCCAGGCGACGTGTACCACTTGTCGGGGAACCGGCAGTATTATTGATGATCCTTGCGACAATTGTCATGGTGGAGGGATTGAACGAAAGACACAAAAGCTGAAGATTAAGATCCCGGCTGGAGTCGATAATGGTTCTGTGATTCCTCTTCGAGGACAAGGAGAACCAGGCACGCACGGTGGACCAAAAGGCGATTTGTATGTGCAATTGCAGGTGCAACCTCATAAGATCTTTGAGCGTGATGGTGATGACCTTCATTTGGAATACCCAATCAACTTTGTACAGGCAGCCTTAGGTGATGAAGTCAATGTGCCAACCCTTGAAGGAAAAGTGAAGTACACGATACCTGAAGGAACGCAGACGGGCACGATCTTTCGTTTGCGTGGCAAGGGGATTCAAAATGTCAATGGACGCGGCAAAGGCAATCTGTATGTTCATGTACATATCGAAGTGCCAAAACGATTGTCCAAACAGCAGAAGGAAGCCTTGAGAAATTTTGGAGACTTGACGGATGACTCGGTTTACGACAAGAAAAAAGGATTTTTTGAAAAACTAAAAGAAGCATTTGAATAG
- the prmA gene encoding 50S ribosomal protein L11 methyltransferase, which yields MNWTEITLRCAVGSEEIASEWLREMGSESLVIQDARDVESLRSEDANFDGLTDLQPQETLQGIVVIQAFFEGDCRDEKRQDLIRRQEEMVQRESGFADVSFAVSLIEDQDWNQAFKSSIEAFRIGEKFWIRPTWDETEENTSDLVITIDPGMAFGTGTHETTTLCIEGLETILETGERVLDMGTGTGILTIAACLLGASQVVGIDIDEQAIRIAKENCQANGVMEQVMITSRSVSQVIQEPVDGIVVNIVAEIIETVLDELDQALRPGGWIVASGILASKRDKMLNLWKAKGMTLMGGSIMGEWCSLILRKE from the coding sequence ATGAATTGGACGGAAATAACCCTGCGATGTGCTGTGGGCAGCGAGGAAATCGCCAGTGAATGGTTGCGGGAAATGGGATCAGAGAGTTTGGTGATTCAGGACGCAAGAGATGTGGAGTCTTTGAGGAGTGAGGATGCCAATTTTGATGGATTGACGGACCTTCAACCGCAAGAAACACTTCAGGGCATCGTTGTGATTCAGGCCTTTTTTGAGGGCGATTGCAGGGACGAAAAGCGGCAGGATTTGATTCGACGTCAAGAGGAAATGGTTCAAAGGGAGTCTGGGTTTGCAGATGTAAGCTTTGCGGTTTCTTTGATTGAAGACCAAGATTGGAATCAAGCATTCAAATCATCCATTGAAGCCTTTCGGATTGGTGAGAAATTTTGGATTCGCCCCACTTGGGATGAAACTGAAGAAAACACATCGGATTTGGTCATTACCATTGATCCAGGCATGGCATTTGGAACTGGCACTCACGAAACAACGACCTTGTGTATAGAAGGGTTGGAAACAATCCTAGAAACAGGAGAACGCGTTTTGGATATGGGAACTGGAACTGGAATTTTAACAATTGCGGCATGTCTATTGGGTGCAAGCCAGGTTGTGGGTATTGATATAGATGAACAGGCCATACGAATTGCCAAGGAAAATTGCCAAGCCAATGGTGTGATGGAACAGGTCATGATTACGAGTCGTTCTGTATCACAGGTGATTCAAGAACCTGTAGATGGTATTGTTGTAAATATTGTTGCTGAGATCATTGAAACGGTATTGGATGAGTTGGATCAAGCGCTTCGACCCGGTGGTTGGATCGTTGCTTCGGGGATTTTGGCAAGTAAGAGAGACAAAATGTTGAATCTTTGGAAAGCCAAGGGAATGACCCTGATGGGCGGTAGTATCATGGGGGAATGGTGCTCTTTGATTTTGAGAAAGGAGTAG
- a CDS encoding 16S rRNA (uracil(1498)-N(3))-methyltransferase — MHQFFIESTIAKPSKVWIEGEDAHHIERVLRMRIGEEVLIVINRESQWLGEIDLIQEGRVEVRLIAQQDRSAIRTIRLILYQGLPKSDKMDWIVQKATELGVMEICPVQMKRSVSRIDKADKAEKKQKRWQRIADQAAKQSKRVTIPDVKMPMGFSEMLKVIPEDVQVLVAYEDEKKQGLHTQLQVLDRTKPIAIVIGPEGGFEVDEIQLLRDRGAAIVGLGPRILRTETASLAFIAILQYECGDFV, encoded by the coding sequence ATGCATCAGTTTTTTATTGAATCGACCATAGCGAAACCCAGCAAGGTTTGGATTGAGGGTGAAGATGCCCATCATATTGAGCGGGTTCTTCGCATGCGTATTGGAGAAGAAGTTTTGATCGTAATCAATCGAGAAAGCCAGTGGCTTGGGGAGATTGATTTAATACAGGAAGGACGGGTTGAAGTCCGGTTGATCGCTCAACAGGACCGATCTGCAATTCGGACGATCCGCCTTATTCTTTATCAAGGCCTACCGAAATCGGATAAGATGGATTGGATTGTACAAAAGGCGACTGAATTGGGTGTCATGGAAATCTGCCCGGTTCAGATGAAGCGATCGGTATCTCGTATTGACAAAGCGGACAAGGCCGAGAAAAAGCAGAAGCGTTGGCAACGAATTGCCGATCAAGCGGCCAAACAATCGAAGCGGGTAACGATTCCTGATGTGAAAATGCCCATGGGATTTTCTGAAATGCTAAAAGTGATTCCTGAGGATGTACAAGTCTTGGTCGCTTATGAAGACGAGAAGAAACAGGGATTGCATACCCAGTTGCAAGTCTTGGATCGAACAAAGCCCATTGCCATTGTTATCGGCCCTGAGGGAGGCTTTGAAGTCGATGAAATTCAGCTGCTGCGGGATCGGGGTGCTGCTATTGTTGGTTTGGGTCCTCGGATCTTGAGAACCGAAACGGCGAGTCTTGCTTTTATCGCGATCTTGCAATACGAATGCGGAGACTTTGTATAA
- the mtaB gene encoding tRNA (N(6)-L-threonylcarbamoyladenosine(37)-C(2))-methylthiotransferase MtaB, whose translation MQKRVAFHTLGCKVNQYETESMKELFECADYQVVSDQEMADIYVINTCTVTKLSDRKSRQFIRRAKRKNPDAKVVAVGCYVQVAEDEVAAIEEIDLLLGTGHKQEIVQEVEKLTGKGLRSVVTDVMKPHAYEGMTIETLDEKTRAFVKIQDGCNQFCTYCIIPYARGAIRSRKSSDVIEELKRLIAAGYEEIVLTGIHLASYGLDLQEKGALINLIEEADQLPGLRRLRIGSLEPKWVTEDVARRLGKLKTMTPHFHLSLQSGSDSVLARMNRRYTTTEFSKAVRLLRESIEAPRFTTDLIVGFPGETESEFVETMAYVENIRFADIHVFPYSPREGTPAAGFADQIDGTIKAERAKILSAKVNSLREEIFQTYLNTSKEVLLEKQWLPDGSRLGHLADYTPVAVLNTNPGDLWVKVRIKRADAQRLYGSVES comes from the coding sequence GTGCAAAAACGAGTAGCGTTTCATACGCTGGGATGCAAGGTAAACCAGTATGAAACAGAAAGTATGAAAGAATTATTTGAATGCGCCGACTATCAAGTGGTTAGCGATCAAGAAATGGCAGACATTTATGTGATCAATACCTGTACGGTAACCAAGCTGAGCGACCGAAAGAGTCGACAGTTCATTCGCCGCGCCAAGCGGAAAAATCCCGATGCAAAGGTTGTTGCTGTGGGTTGTTATGTGCAAGTGGCTGAAGATGAAGTGGCAGCTATTGAGGAAATTGATCTTCTTTTGGGAACTGGCCACAAGCAAGAAATTGTTCAAGAGGTAGAAAAACTGACTGGCAAGGGTCTTCGATCTGTGGTTACAGATGTGATGAAACCCCATGCTTATGAAGGAATGACGATTGAAACGCTAGACGAGAAAACACGAGCTTTTGTGAAGATTCAAGACGGCTGCAATCAATTTTGCACCTACTGCATCATTCCATATGCCCGAGGTGCTATTCGAAGCCGCAAGTCTAGCGATGTAATTGAAGAACTAAAGCGATTGATTGCTGCGGGATATGAGGAAATTGTCCTTACAGGCATTCACCTCGCTTCTTATGGTTTGGATTTACAGGAGAAGGGTGCGTTGATTAATTTGATTGAGGAAGCGGATCAATTGCCGGGACTTCGCCGTTTGAGAATAGGCTCTCTAGAACCTAAATGGGTGACGGAGGACGTGGCACGACGATTGGGGAAATTAAAAACCATGACACCGCATTTTCATCTTTCTTTGCAGAGTGGATCTGACTCGGTGCTGGCGCGTATGAATCGCCGATATACCACGACTGAGTTTTCCAAAGCTGTGCGCCTCCTTCGCGAGAGTATTGAGGCACCGAGATTCACAACAGATTTAATTGTTGGCTTTCCGGGAGAAACGGAGTCTGAGTTTGTAGAAACCATGGCATATGTAGAAAATATTCGATTTGCAGATATCCATGTTTTCCCATATTCACCGAGAGAAGGAACGCCAGCTGCGGGATTTGCGGATCAAATTGATGGAACGATCAAGGCGGAACGCGCAAAAATCTTGTCGGCGAAGGTCAACTCCCTTCGGGAAGAAATCTTTCAAACCTATCTAAATACATCGAAGGAAGTCTTGCTCGAGAAGCAATGGCTGCCGGATGGTTCTCGATTAGGCCACTTGGCTGATTACACCCCAGTGGCTGTTTTAAACACCAATCCTGGTGACCTGTGGGTAAAGGTGAGAATAAAACGGGCAGATGCGCAACGTCTTTACGGAAGTGTAGAATCTTAG
- a CDS encoding HIT domain-containing protein, with product MDDCIFCKIANHEIPTEVLYEDEQVLAFRDLNPQAPVHFLVIPKIHIESVNALDDSTFPVIQAVFKAVQILAKELKFDAAGYRVVTNCGVDGGQTVAHLHYHVLAGRNLAWPPG from the coding sequence ATGGATGATTGTATTTTTTGCAAGATTGCAAATCATGAAATTCCTACGGAAGTATTATACGAAGACGAACAAGTCTTGGCTTTTCGTGATCTCAATCCGCAAGCTCCGGTTCATTTTCTTGTGATCCCTAAGATCCATATCGAAAGTGTCAACGCATTGGATGACTCTACTTTTCCAGTGATACAGGCGGTTTTTAAAGCCGTTCAGATCTTGGCAAAAGAATTGAAATTTGATGCCGCAGGCTACCGGGTGGTAACCAATTGCGGAGTTGACGGGGGACAAACTGTTGCTCATTTGCATTATCATGTTTTGGCAGGTAGAAATTTAGCGTGGCCTCCTGGTTAA
- a CDS encoding GatB/YqeY domain-containing protein, whose product MEDLKSAMRNKEKRRKDTITMLRAAVKQREVDERIELADEDVLAIVGKQVKQKRESIKEFQKAARIDLVEQAEEEIEILMVYLPEQLTEDEIDEIVREAIVQTGAASMRDMGRIMGVVMPKVKGKADGSLISQSAKKLLNQ is encoded by the coding sequence ATGGAAGACTTGAAGTCTGCAATGCGAAACAAGGAAAAGCGTCGTAAAGACACGATCACCATGTTGCGCGCAGCCGTCAAACAAAGAGAAGTAGACGAACGCATTGAACTAGCGGACGAGGATGTCTTGGCGATTGTTGGAAAGCAAGTCAAACAAAAGCGCGAATCGATCAAAGAGTTTCAAAAGGCAGCACGGATTGATTTAGTAGAGCAAGCTGAAGAGGAGATTGAAATCCTTATGGTTTATCTACCGGAGCAATTGACAGAAGACGAAATTGATGAGATTGTGCGTGAAGCAATTGTTCAAACCGGAGCCGCATCCATGCGTGATATGGGCCGGATTATGGGCGTTGTTATGCCGAAGGTTAAAGGCAAAGCCGATGGTAGCCTAATTAGCCAGAGTGCAAAAAAACTGTTAAATCAGTAG
- a CDS encoding PhoH family protein, producing MGEVTDLLIPVEDPGFIEKLFGNYEKNAKILEKTLDINLRVGDGEVRIVGEADPVRIGEKALRYLMKTTEQKAPIHAQEVRYAIHLSMQKGNVDPKVLLHHVVTRTYAGRTIKPKTIGQKTYLQSIQDHDVVFGIGPAGTGKTYLAVASAVQDLRDGVVHKIILTRPAVEAGERLGFLPGDLQDKVDPYLRPLNDALFEILGPDMILKHKEKGLIEIAPLAYMRGRTLDNAFVILDEAQNTTPEQMKMFLTRLGFGSKAIITGDITQIDLPEKKKSGLKQAISILEQVKGVDFVFFSKHDIVRHKLVRRIIEAYENYETKK from the coding sequence ATGGGAGAAGTTACCGATCTGCTGATTCCCGTAGAAGACCCTGGATTTATTGAAAAGCTCTTTGGAAACTATGAAAAAAATGCAAAAATACTAGAAAAGACTTTGGATATTAATTTGCGTGTTGGAGATGGAGAAGTTCGCATCGTGGGAGAGGCTGATCCTGTTCGCATTGGAGAAAAAGCCTTACGTTATTTGATGAAAACTACGGAACAGAAAGCACCGATCCATGCGCAGGAAGTGCGATATGCGATTCATCTTTCCATGCAAAAGGGAAATGTGGATCCTAAGGTCTTGTTGCATCATGTTGTTACGCGGACCTATGCGGGGCGCACCATCAAGCCAAAAACAATTGGACAAAAAACCTATCTGCAGTCTATTCAGGATCACGATGTGGTCTTTGGCATTGGACCGGCAGGAACGGGTAAAACATATTTGGCGGTAGCCAGCGCGGTTCAAGATCTTAGGGACGGCGTGGTGCATAAAATTATTCTGACTCGGCCGGCTGTTGAGGCTGGGGAACGATTGGGATTTTTGCCTGGAGATTTACAGGACAAAGTGGATCCGTATTTACGACCTTTGAACGATGCCCTTTTTGAAATTTTAGGACCCGATATGATCCTAAAACACAAGGAAAAGGGATTGATAGAAATCGCTCCTTTGGCCTATATGCGGGGAAGAACCTTGGATAATGCATTTGTGATTTTGGATGAGGCGCAAAATACGACACCGGAGCAGATGAAGATGTTTTTAACACGCCTGGGTTTTGGATCCAAGGCGATCATTACCGGTGATATTACACAGATCGATTTGCCAGAAAAGAAAAAATCGGGATTGAAGCAGGCGATTTCAATATTAGAGCAGGTGAAGGGCGTTGATTTTGTGTTTTTTTCCAAGCATGATATTGTGCGTCATAAATTGGTGAGGCGCATCATTGAAGCATATGAAAACTATGAAACAAAAAAATGA
- the ybeY gene encoding rRNA maturation RNase YbeY: MELWIDDRQLIHPVDETLMKEVERAVKMALQTERNSLDYEVSVSFVTNEEIHKLNREYRGVDRPTDVLSFPLDEEDEVFGEMDVLLGDIVISMETAMEQAKEFGHGLTREVVYLTVHSMFHLMGYDHEAEEEKEVMREREKTVLKELGVFK, encoded by the coding sequence ATGGAATTGTGGATAGACGATCGACAATTGATTCATCCGGTCGATGAAACCCTAATGAAAGAAGTAGAACGGGCTGTGAAAATGGCCTTGCAAACAGAGAGAAACAGTCTGGATTACGAAGTGAGCGTATCCTTTGTCACCAATGAGGAGATCCATAAACTGAACCGTGAATACCGCGGCGTGGATCGTCCGACGGATGTGCTGTCTTTTCCACTGGATGAAGAAGATGAAGTCTTTGGTGAGATGGATGTTCTCTTGGGCGATATTGTAATCTCTATGGAGACTGCCATGGAACAGGCGAAAGAATTTGGTCATGGTTTGACGCGAGAAGTCGTCTATTTAACCGTACACAGCATGTTCCATTTGATGGGCTATGATCATGAGGCGGAAGAAGAGAAAGAAGTCATGCGTGAAAGAGAAAAGACTGTGCTCAAGGAGCTAGGGGTGTTTAAATGA
- the era gene encoding GTPase Era, with protein MGFKSGYVAIIGRPNVGKSTLLNALMGEKLAIISDKPQTTRNRIQCVFTDDDSQIIFLDTPGMQKGRNKLGDYMEKITLDTVKDVDVVLWLVDESTSMGKWDQFLLEELKKLKKIPKIAVLNKSDLLTAEEGIRLYEKFVAMDVFAGVCPLSAKENHGVDELIKTIQALLPEGPQYFPEDTITDQPVRFIAAEIIREKALHYLDQEIPHGIAIEINEMKPRKKGEIMYVSATIHCERDSHKGIIIGKGGRKLKGIGKAARIEIEKLLGTQVHLELWVKVSKDWRDKESAVRRFGYK; from the coding sequence ATGGGATTTAAGAGTGGGTATGTTGCCATTATCGGGCGACCCAATGTGGGAAAATCAACTTTGCTAAATGCATTGATGGGAGAAAAACTTGCCATCATTTCAGACAAGCCCCAAACAACGCGAAACCGCATTCAATGCGTATTTACAGACGATGATTCGCAGATTATATTTTTAGATACGCCAGGTATGCAAAAGGGAAGAAACAAGCTTGGTGACTATATGGAAAAAATAACACTGGACACGGTTAAGGATGTGGATGTGGTTCTGTGGCTTGTTGACGAGAGCACGAGTATGGGGAAATGGGATCAATTCTTATTGGAAGAATTAAAGAAACTAAAGAAAATACCCAAAATTGCGGTTTTGAATAAATCGGATTTATTGACGGCGGAAGAAGGGATTCGTCTCTACGAGAAATTTGTGGCGATGGATGTTTTTGCAGGAGTTTGTCCTCTTTCGGCGAAAGAAAATCATGGCGTCGATGAATTGATTAAAACGATTCAAGCTTTGTTGCCTGAAGGACCGCAGTATTTCCCTGAGGATACCATTACGGATCAGCCGGTACGGTTTATTGCCGCTGAGATCATCAGAGAAAAAGCCCTTCATTATTTGGATCAAGAAATACCTCATGGAATTGCAATCGAAATTAATGAGATGAAGCCAAGAAAAAAAGGCGAAATCATGTATGTGTCTGCAACGATTCATTGTGAGCGAGATAGCCATAAAGGTATTATTATTGGCAAGGGCGGTCGTAAGCTAAAGGGAATCGGAAAAGCAGCACGAATTGAAATTGAAAAACTATTGGGTACGCAAGTGCACCTGGAACTATGGGTGAAGGTATCTAAAGATTGGCGAGATAAAGAGAGTGCGGTTCGCCGCTTCGGTTATAAATAG